TTAGAAATCCATGCCCCCAAATGTGGGACAACTACCGATTGTGGGGGTTCATAACAAGTATGAAAGTGATATTGGTGGCGAGTATGTAAAATATGTCCTAAGTCTGCGGCGACATAAGATCGGATTAAAGTACCCTTGTCCATCACATCTGCAATGGACTCCAAACCCTCAGAAAATTTTATTCCGTCTAATGCTGTAGGTATGGAGGGGAAAGTGCTCAACACTTCTTTAGACTCCATTCCTTTCCGAAATGGCGTAAATTTTTTAGGATCAAAAGTTTCTGTGTGGGCCATTCCACCAGCCATAAAAAGTAATATCACTGAATCAGCTGTAGCAGGGATTTTGTCAACACCGCAGGAAGATAGTAGCCCTGCCAATGGAGCCCCCATACCCATGGTTGCCATAGCCGCTGAACTAGTCCTTTTAATAAACTCTCTTCTATTCAATCCTGTACTCATCGTTTTTCTAAATTCTAATTCTTTTGTAATTGTTTTTCACAATAGTGTTGTTAAGGCCTGACTCCTGTTTCCAAACTTCAATAAGAGATCTTACCTAACTGAAAATCAATAGTTTAAAATCCACGATCCACTATTACTCAACCATCTGAAATTCTGGAAGCAAAATAACCGCCCAGAATAAATCCTGAATCTTGGCAGCATCTGGCTTTTCGCCTAATGATTCCAATGCTATTGTCAGCTCCTTTTCATTGGGTTTCCGGTTCAGAGCTTTAAGATAAAGTTCTTCCGTAAGCTTTTCTGGATCCTCAAATTGGGTACTCCATTGCTTGGCTCCTTTTTGTAAAGCTGTATTTAACCTTTCACCATTTGTCAGCTCTAAAGCCTGCAGTAAGCTTCCTTGCGTATCTCTACTTGTGGATACAATCTCCCGATTAGGTCTTCCTAATGCCTTGAGGAATGGGTTATTTGCAACGAGTGCTGCTCTTGCAAAAGATGGTGTTGGAAGTTCAGGTCTTTGCAGCTCATAAGGATTGTATTTTATGTCATCCTGCGAAAAAAGTGGATAAACAATGCCACTCACAGCATCAGAAAACTCTTCAGCTGTCATGCGCTTTTTAACCATCCCCTTAAATTTAAAATCATCGGCCATAACCTCATCGTAACTACCATAACCGATGGATTGGGATTGATAGATTTTGGAACTGGCTATCTGAAATATTAAGGCTTTTAAGTCATAACCCTTATCTACAAATTCCGATGCCATCCAATCGAGTAAATCCTGGCTCCATGGTTCATTATCCATTTCATCCACAGGCTCGACAATCCCTCTTCCCATCATCTGCTTCCAGATTCGGTTGACGATAGTACGATACATTCTACCATTCTCCGGTTGAACCAATTTGTCAGCAAGCTGCCGAAGCTTTTCTGCCTTGGTGGCGGTACTATCTATGCTACCAAGCTCCTCCCATAAGATCTCTGTTTTTGCCATTTTACCTGTAGGGATTTCACATCGGCTAATTTCAAGAGTCGAGTCCGCAAAAATATTGGCAAATGCATAGGCTTCCTCCAGCTTCCAATCCGATACAAAACTATCATGGCAGGAGGCACATTTTAGGTTTAGACCTAAAATCACTTGTCCCACATTTTGAGCAGCCTGCATCTCAGTTCTTTGACTGGCATTCACTGTTCCTCTCCATCTAATGCCAGCTATAAAACCCTTGGACTTTTCCGTTGGGTTAATTAGTTCTTTGACAAATTGGTCATAAGGTTTATTATCTCTCAATGAGGTGTATAGCCAATCGCTAATATTGAAACGGCCATTAGTGATATAACCTGTTCCAGTGTAATCATTTCGCAACGCATCATTCCAGAAGCTCAGCCAGTGAGTAGCATAATCATCATTACGGTTAAGCAGTTCTTCCAACCAAATTTCTCTTTTTAGTGGACTTGGGTCATTTCGGAATTCCTCCAATTCCTGAGGACTTGGAAGCAATCCTGTCACATCCATATATATCCGTTTGAGGTAAGTCCTATCATCTACAACCTCATTCCATTCCAGGTTATTAGCTTTAAAATAGTCATCAACCCAAAGGTCAATGGGATTCTCAAAACCAGTTTTACCGCTTGGAAGTGTTGGTTTTCTCGGAGCTAGTTCAGCTACTCGGAATACCGATTGCTGTGGAGCACCATCAGGCCAGGGAGCTCCTTTTTCAATCCAAAGTGCGATTAACTCACGTTCTTTTTTATTAAGCAGATTGCCTTTTGAAGGCATTACATCATCATGGTTCTTATTCAGGTTTATTCTGCGAACTATTTCACTTTCTCCAGGATTCCCAGGAATTAGAATTTTACCGTTTTCCCCTCCTGCAAAGACAAACTCCTTTTCATCCAAACGTAATTCGCCTTCAATCTTGGCTCCGCTGTGACATTTGTAGCAATTATGAGCCAAGACCATTCTCACCTCACCAATAAGTTCCATCTCCTTTTCAGGCGTAAGTTCTTCTTGGTAAACTGTCAGGTTTATTGGAGCACTTTCTATAGACATTCCTTCACTTGAGATTGGTAAAACTTCCGTGAGAAAATCCTCCCCATGAGTAAGTGATCCTCCAAAATGGCCAGTTACTGACACACCAATAGCCGTTACAAATAATGCACTCCTAAATACTTTTATTTGAGACCTGTTAAGCTTCCCTCCTCCTTTTGGAAGAACCAACAAAATAAACCCACTCAATACAGCTGTACCTACTCCTATCCATTTATGAAGATCAAGAACCTCACCACTAGTTCCCTCATTGGCAGCTAATAACCATCCCATGGGAGCAGCAAGTATAGCACTCACTGCACCTATAGCTGTTAACAGCAAAATTCCAGGTCTGATTTTAGAATTAAATTTACCAAAGGTAAATAGCTCCATAACCGCAGCTACCACTAGTAAAGCAATAGGGAAATGAACGATCAAAGGGTGTAATCGTCCCATAAACTCCCAAAGCCAAAATCCATTCTCTTGCATAAACTGACTAATTTCCTGACTAGTTATAATTATCAAACAACTGGTCTACAGGTTTTTATTTCAATTTTAAATTAACCTATTATTATTTGACTTCATTGCTTTTCTGCCGCTTTATGAAAACTACAATCGAATTCAGATTCTAAGTAAGAGCACATGTTGGGGAATAGAAGAAAGAAATGAGAAATAGGTTTTTTAATTTGGCGCTAATTCGAACTTTTTCTATCCTGCACTATAAGGGGTAAAGAAAATTCTCAGTCGAACAATGGCCTAAGAATCCTTTTATATCAATAATCAAGACTAGTGGACTGACCGGATTTTAGGGAATATTTTCATCATTAGCCTACTTGCTTATGCATCAAGTTGAAGGTTGTATTTGGTTAAAATACTATTGCTATAAATAACGATGCATGTTTAGCCTCGAAGCTTCAAGTCATACATTCTACGATTCATTCCAAGAATCCGACAATTGGTTACTTTTCATTTTAAACCCCAAGAGCATTCCAACATATTTGGATATTAATTTAAATCACTTGCTCATTAACTATGAATACCTCATCCAAAACCCGCATTTTGTGGATGCTTCTAATTCTATTAGCCTCCCTACAGTACTTAAATGCACAAACCATCAGCACTTCCAACAATGGTAGAAACCAAAATTTTGTCTATCAGGATGATAATAAAAAACTAAAAGTAGAATCCAACGGGAAAATCGCGATCAGTAAAGATGGCAAATCGATCTCCAGCATTTCTCCAGGAGGATTTATAAAAATTGAAAAAACTACTTTTGGTAACTCACGCTCGATCACCATCAAAAATGATGGTTCGGAACTACAATACGAATACAAAGAAGGAGGTAGGAGCAAACCATTTACGCCAGACGGAAAGGCATGGCTTGCAGAAATTCTTCCAGAATTAATGAATTCCACCACTTTAGGAGCTGAAGAAAGAGTGGATAGATTGTATGCTAATGGAGGAGCTAAAGCCGTTTTATCTCAGGTGGACCAAATGAATGGAGATTTTGTCAAATCAAGATATCTTGAATTGCTCATGAAGAAAAATCTAAGCCAAGCCGAAATTTCAGCTTGTATAGACAAGACTATTTCCGAGATCGATTCTGACCATTTTCAACTGGAAGTTTATAAATCTGTCTCTCCAAATTATTTCAAGGATTTAAATCAGCTAAACAAGGCGATAGGCGCACTGGATTCGGATCATTTCAAAACAGAACTTTTAAAGCCTATTTTCAAAACCAAGGTTATGGAAGGGAAAGGTCAAGAATCCATTGAATTGATCAAAATGGTAGATAGTGATCATTTTAAGACTGAAATCGCCAAAAGCATTTCCTTCAGTTCACTTTCAGACCAGGAACTAAAATTTATGGTGGATGAGCTGATACCAGCAATAGATTCAGATCACTTCAAAAATGATTTGCTGAAAACTGCTGTAGAAAAAGGAAACATGAATGAAAAAAGATCTTTGATTATTCTAGAGGGAGTAAAAAGCATGGATAGCGACCACTTCAAAGCTGATCTGTTGACCTTCTTGTGCAGAAAGCAAGGGTCGGAGACAATCAAAACCAAAATCAGAGAAACTGCGATAGAAACCATCGATTCCTCCCACTTTTTGGGCGAAATTACAAGGTGTACCTCTTAAACAGGAGTTTTATTAAATTTCGTTTCAGTACTTGATTCCTTATCATGTCAAGAACACTTTCATGTATTCTTTCTTTCGTATTGACTCTCAGCCTGGGAATATACCTGTTATATAACAGCGGATTGATAGCTTGGCTTGGAACAGCCTCTTGGTATCAAGGGGCTTTTCTACTGATCAGTTTAATCGCTGGCTTAGGAATTCATTTTGGAAGTAGAGCAATAAAAAGAAATCCTTCTTGGGAGCGTGGGAATGAAAGCTTATACATTTTATTTCTTTTGCTGATTTGGGGTACACTAGCCCTTTATTCCTATCTATTGGAAAATTTGATGAATTATGGTCTGGATAATACCAACTTGGAGACCAGTCTGGGCTTAACTTTAAA
Above is a window of Algoriphagus machipongonensis DNA encoding:
- a CDS encoding DUF1549 domain-containing protein; amino-acid sequence: MQENGFWLWEFMGRLHPLIVHFPIALLVVAAVMELFTFGKFNSKIRPGILLLTAIGAVSAILAAPMGWLLAANEGTSGEVLDLHKWIGVGTAVLSGFILLVLPKGGGKLNRSQIKVFRSALFVTAIGVSVTGHFGGSLTHGEDFLTEVLPISSEGMSIESAPINLTVYQEELTPEKEMELIGEVRMVLAHNCYKCHSGAKIEGELRLDEKEFVFAGGENGKILIPGNPGESEIVRRINLNKNHDDVMPSKGNLLNKKERELIALWIEKGAPWPDGAPQQSVFRVAELAPRKPTLPSGKTGFENPIDLWVDDYFKANNLEWNEVVDDRTYLKRIYMDVTGLLPSPQELEEFRNDPSPLKREIWLEELLNRNDDYATHWLSFWNDALRNDYTGTGYITNGRFNISDWLYTSLRDNKPYDQFVKELINPTEKSKGFIAGIRWRGTVNASQRTEMQAAQNVGQVILGLNLKCASCHDSFVSDWKLEEAYAFANIFADSTLEISRCEIPTGKMAKTEILWEELGSIDSTATKAEKLRQLADKLVQPENGRMYRTIVNRIWKQMMGRGIVEPVDEMDNEPWSQDLLDWMASEFVDKGYDLKALIFQIASSKIYQSQSIGYGSYDEVMADDFKFKGMVKKRMTAEEFSDAVSGIVYPLFSQDDIKYNPYELQRPELPTPSFARAALVANNPFLKALGRPNREIVSTSRDTQGSLLQALELTNGERLNTALQKGAKQWSTQFEDPEKLTEELYLKALNRKPNEKELTIALESLGEKPDAAKIQDLFWAVILLPEFQMVE